A window of Blautia argi genomic DNA:
CTGAAAAAGCAGGATTAAAAGGCAGTGTGCAAAGGGTGTTGCAAAAAGCACAAAAAATATTATAAAATTTCCCAAAAAAGTATTGACGATATGGAAAATATTTGCTATACTTTTACTTGTCGTTTGGAAAGACCGTTCGACAGGTAAGCGGGAGTGCTGGAATTGGCAGACAGGCAAGACTAAGGATCTTGTGGGTGTATGCTCGTGTGGGTTCAAGTCCCATCTCCCGCAGTTTTAAATAAAAACAGGAAGTTAAAAAAGGCTAAAATTCCAGTAAACCTAGGGATTTCAGTCTTTTTATTTGTATTGGGACAGAATAACTCTGTCCCTTTTTTGTCACCCTGCTTTATGTGTTTACGGAGAGTAAAAACAGCCTTTGCATAAAAATTCTGAAAAAAGTAATATCTATCTAAAAAAACTATAAAATGATAGAAACTCAAGGATAGTTGTAGTAAAATTATATGTATCTAAATATGAGATTGGGGAGAAGCTTATCAAAAACGCAGCAGGAAAGGAGAACGAGCATGAGTGAAAAAATGGTAAGTGTAAGGATACTTGGAAAAACAAAGACCTATCCTTATGGAACGCCTTATGCACAGATTGTAAAAGAATATGAAGGAATCACCCGATATCCCATTGTGCTGGTTATGAAGGATAGCAAATTATGCGAACTGCATAAAAAGCTGAAGAAAGACGGTGTACTGGAATTTGTCACCACTGGGGACGAAATTGGTCACAGTACCTATAAAAGAAGCACTTCCTTTCTTTTGTTGAAGGCTGTTTATCATGTAGCCGGACATGAAAATATCCGTAAGGTTACTCTGCATTTTTCTGTAAGTTCGGGCTACTATTACACCATTGACGGAAATGTGGAAATTACGGAAGAATTTTTAGCTCAGGTAAAGACATATATGCTGGAATTGGTAGAGCAGAGGCTACCTATCTTAAAGCGCAGTGTCAGCACCAACGAGGCCATTGAAATCTTTCATAAACATGGCATGTACGACAAGGAAAAGCTGTTCCGTTTCCGCCGGGTATCTAGAGTGAATCTCTACAGTCTGGGGGATTTTGAGGATTATTTTTATGGATTTATGGTCAATCACACTGGTTACCTGAAGCATTTTGAGCTTTATCCCTATCAGGGTGGACTGGTGCTTCAACTTCCCAAAAGAGAAAATCCGGAGGTTGTACCGGACTTTATTCCCAGCCCTAAGATTTTCCAGGTACAGAGAGAATCCGAAAAATGGGGAGAAATGGTACAGTCTGACACTGTAGGAGAATTGAATCAACAGATTACCAGAGAAGGAGCCAACCAACTGATTCTCATTGCAGAGGCTCTTCAGGAATCAAAAATCTCTCAGATTGCAGAGCAGATTATAATATCCGGAAATAAAAAATTTATCATGATAGCTGGTCCTTCTTCATCAGGAAAAACCACTTTTTCCCACAGACTGTCCATACAACTGGCAGCCCACGGCTTAAAGCCTCACCCTATTGGTGTGGACAATTATTTTGTCAACAGAGAAGATACACCTTTGGACAATAATGGCAATTATAATTTCGAGTGTCTGGAAGCCATTGATGTAGAAAAATTTAATGAGGATATGCTGCAGCTTTTAAAAGGAGAGCGAGTAGAACTTCCCCAGTTTAACTTCAAAACCGGACAGCGGGAATATCGCGGAGATTATCTGCAGCTTGGTAAGGAGGACGTGCTGGTTATTGAAGGAATTCACTGTTTAAATGACAAATTGAGTCATTTCCTCCCTGTGGAGAATAAATTTAAAATCTATATCAGTGCTCTGACCCAGCTCAATGTAGATGAGCATAATCGGATTCCCACCACAGACGGACGGCTTATCCGCCGTATTGTAAGGGACGCCAGAACCAGGGGTGCCTCTGCCAAAACCACCATTGCCATGTGGAATTCTGTACGCAGGGGAGAGGAAGAAAATATCTTCCCTTATCAGGAGTCCGCAGACGTGATGTTTAATTCAGCCCTTATCTATGAACTGGCTGTTTTAAAGCTGTATGCAGAACCTCTGCTGTTTTCCATTGGACCGGGAGAGCCGGAATACAATGAGGCAAAACGCCTCTTAAAGTTTTTAGACTATTTTGTTGGGATTCCGGGAGAAGCCATTCCATACAATTCTATTTTAAGAGAATTTGTAGGAGGCGGCTGTTTTGATGTGTAAAATTCCCAAAAAGCATGTGACAGAAAAAGATTTGCATTTTCGATTTTTCTGTGATAGAATAGCCAGAGTGTAATAAGTAGGATAAATAATCGCGGCTGACAGAACCGAAAGGGGTCAGGTGAGGAAAGTCCGGGCTTTGCAGGGCAGAATGCCAGATAACGTCTGGTGGAGGTGACTCCAAGGATAGTGCAACAGAAATATACCGCCGGTTTTTCCGGTAAGGGTGGAAGGGCAGTGTAAAAGACTACCGCCTTTCTGGTAACAGAAAGGGCATATGTAAACCCCATTCAAAGCAAGACCGAATAGAAAACATTGTGGCTGCCCGTCACGTTTTCAGGTGGGTCGCTTGAACCTGCTGGCGACAGCAGGTCTGGATAGATGATTATTCACGACATAACCCGGCTTATCGTCCTGCTTATTCACTGTAGAAACACAGTAAAAACCATTGACCGATAAATAAATGGAAAAGGTGCGAAGAAATGTAGAAATACTCCGTTTCTTCGCACCTTTTTTGCTACCGCATTATTTTATTCCTGTTGCCCCAGAAGATAATCAATAAACTGCTGCGCCGTTCTGCCGGAAAGTCCGCCATGCTGCAACTCCCAGGCATTTGCCTTCAAAAGCAGTTCCTGTTCGTCCATGTTAATGTGATGTCGTCTGGCAAGGGTCAGGACAATCTGCTGAAATTCTTTTTTCTCAGGAGAACCGAAATAAATAGTGACACCAAACCGGGAAACCAGAGAAAGTTTTTCCTGTACGGTATCATTGGTGTGTAAATCGTCATTTCTATCCTCTTTGTCGCTGAAACGCTCCCGCACCAGATGTCTGCGGTTGGATGTAGCGTAAATCAGAATATTGTCCGGCTTCCGTTCCAGACCGCCCTCAATCACTGCCTTTAAATACTTATACTCGATCTCAAAATCTTCAAAGGATAAATCGTCCATGTAGATAATAAATTTATACTGTCTGTTTTTAATCTGAGCAATCACATCGTTCAAATCCTGGAACTGATGCTTATAGACCTCAATAATCCGAAGCCCCCTGTCATAATACTGATTCAAAATTGCCTTGATGCTGGAGGATTTTCCGGTTCCCGCATCACCAAAAAGCAGACAGTTATTGGCAGGCTTATTGTTTAAAAAGGCTTCTGTGTTGTCAATCAATTTCTTTTTGGCAATTTCATAGCCCACCAAATCGTCCAGATGTACATGGGCAATTCTGGTAATGGGAACAATTTCTACTTTTCCGTCAGTACCTTTATGCTCCAGACGAAAGGCTTTGTGAAGCCCCAGTTTTCCCACGCCGAAATCACGGTAAAAATCTGTCATGTATCCCATAAATTTTTCCGGTGTTTCTGCCTGCTCAAGCAATGTGCTTAAAGTACACAGCCTGTTTTTAATTCTCTCGTTAAACTGCTTTCCACTGCCCGGGGCATTTTCATAATGACTGATGAGATGACAGCAGGAAGCCGCACCGTAGAATTTCTCAAAAGCAGAGAAGTCCAGGTGAAACAGGTCTTTGAAAATCGTAAAATCATGAAGGGCAAGCTGATTTAAAGAACCTGGCTTTGGTCCTGTAATTTCACAGGAAGTGCTGAAAGCATTTTCATGGTTTACCAGCAGATAGGTCAGATAATTATTCCAGAGATTTCCGCAGAACCCATAGGTATCTGCCATTTCCACCAGACGACTCATACAACTGTAAAAAAGAGGCGCTGATTTTTCAGGTGCGTCCGGCTCCTGACAGCAAAGGGACAGGGCAGCAATCATATCTTTTAAGATATCCCCCTGTGTAAAGTCCCGATACAGAATACATTCTTCTACATGAAACATTTCTCATTCCTCCTTAGTAATTTCCGTGTACCCGCAGATTCTGTGCTTCTGCCTTTAAGCCCCGCAGAGCATTCTGTACTGCGCTGTCGCTTAAATTGCCCTCAAAATCCACAAAAAACCGGTATTCCCAATTTCTCTCTGCAATGGGGCGAGATTCAATCTTTGTCATATTCAGTCCATTGTAGATGAAATGGGAAAGACTGCTGTAAAGACTTCCGCTTTCATGAGGAAGCTCATAGCTGACACTGATTTTCTTTGCGTCCTTGCAGTAAATTTTTTCCTTTGTTACAATAATAAAACGAGTGGAATTGTCCGGATTGGTGTAAATATGCTCTGCCAGAGGAATCAGACCGAAATATTCTGCTGCATAGGGGCTTGCAATGGCGGCCTGTGTCTTATCCTGCTCCTCGGAAACCTTTTTGGCAGCAGCCGCCGTATTGCCAAATTCATGACACTGCCACTCCTTGTGAGAATCCAGAAATTCCCGGCATTGCATCAGCGCCTGAGGGTGAGAGTAAACTCTTTTTATGTCTTCAAGCTCTGTACCCGAAATGCCCAGAAGCATATGACGGCATTGAATAATCTGCTCCCCTGCAATCACATGATTATATTCTGTGAGCAAATCATAATTATCCTGCACGATCCCGGCCGTAGAATTTTCAATGGGAAGCACGGCATACATGGCATTGCCTTTTTTGATTTCCTCCATGGCATCCTTCCAGGTGTCCACATGATAGCTGAAAATTTCTTCTCCGAAAAAGGCCCTCATGGCAGCATGACTGTATGCTCCCTCCACGCCCTGAAAAACCACAGTTACGTCTTTTTTCCGAAGG
This region includes:
- a CDS encoding nucleoside kinase gives rise to the protein MSEKMVSVRILGKTKTYPYGTPYAQIVKEYEGITRYPIVLVMKDSKLCELHKKLKKDGVLEFVTTGDEIGHSTYKRSTSFLLLKAVYHVAGHENIRKVTLHFSVSSGYYYTIDGNVEITEEFLAQVKTYMLELVEQRLPILKRSVSTNEAIEIFHKHGMYDKEKLFRFRRVSRVNLYSLGDFEDYFYGFMVNHTGYLKHFELYPYQGGLVLQLPKRENPEVVPDFIPSPKIFQVQRESEKWGEMVQSDTVGELNQQITREGANQLILIAEALQESKISQIAEQIIISGNKKFIMIAGPSSSGKTTFSHRLSIQLAAHGLKPHPIGVDNYFVNREDTPLDNNGNYNFECLEAIDVEKFNEDMLQLLKGERVELPQFNFKTGQREYRGDYLQLGKEDVLVIEGIHCLNDKLSHFLPVENKFKIYISALTQLNVDEHNRIPTTDGRLIRRIVRDARTRGASAKTTIAMWNSVRRGEEENIFPYQESADVMFNSALIYELAVLKLYAEPLLFSIGPGEPEYNEAKRLLKFLDYFVGIPGEAIPYNSILREFVGGGCFDV
- a CDS encoding ATP-binding protein produces the protein MFHVEECILYRDFTQGDILKDMIAALSLCCQEPDAPEKSAPLFYSCMSRLVEMADTYGFCGNLWNNYLTYLLVNHENAFSTSCEITGPKPGSLNQLALHDFTIFKDLFHLDFSAFEKFYGAASCCHLISHYENAPGSGKQFNERIKNRLCTLSTLLEQAETPEKFMGYMTDFYRDFGVGKLGLHKAFRLEHKGTDGKVEIVPITRIAHVHLDDLVGYEIAKKKLIDNTEAFLNNKPANNCLLFGDAGTGKSSSIKAILNQYYDRGLRIIEVYKHQFQDLNDVIAQIKNRQYKFIIYMDDLSFEDFEIEYKYLKAVIEGGLERKPDNILIYATSNRRHLVRERFSDKEDRNDDLHTNDTVQEKLSLVSRFGVTIYFGSPEKKEFQQIVLTLARRHHINMDEQELLLKANAWELQHGGLSGRTAQQFIDYLLGQQE
- the pheA gene encoding prephenate dehydratase is translated as MLDLQEMRKEIDVIDDQIVKLFEKRMSIAEHVAKFKIENNKPVFDRNREEEKLEALGNKTHSAFNCCGIQELYQHIMSISRKRQYQLLQEHEQADTGEFQMVDALRKKDVTVVFQGVEGAYSHAAMRAFFGEEIFSYHVDTWKDAMEEIKKGNAMYAVLPIENSTAGIVQDNYDLLTEYNHVIAGEQIIQCRHMLLGISGTELEDIKRVYSHPQALMQCREFLDSHKEWQCHEFGNTAAAAKKVSEEQDKTQAAIASPYAAEYFGLIPLAEHIYTNPDNSTRFIIVTKEKIYCKDAKKISVSYELPHESGSLYSSLSHFIYNGLNMTKIESRPIAERNWEYRFFVDFEGNLSDSAVQNALRGLKAEAQNLRVHGNY